A genomic segment from Colletotrichum higginsianum IMI 349063 chromosome 5, whole genome shotgun sequence encodes:
- a CDS encoding Mitotic spindle biogenesis protein, which yields MAHNGATYADCVASLRSSLDFLSSSVAALDAGVSDLPRLASVLRPTRHFELIPQPTLAAAEASLRDEIGPQIALLLDRADAQIARRERRIETLQARCELLQGRLARPEADDDNNGATKKYKNSRGDAKRKPLGGERALRARAVRQRREGLEYSVERLELEVLTKERELRKRLDNA from the coding sequence ATGGCCCACAACGGAGCAACCTACGCAGACTGCGTCGCCTCCCTCCGCTCCTCCCTCGacttcctctcctcctccgtcgccgccctcgacgccggcgtctccGACCTCCCCCGCCTCGCCTCCGTCCTCCGCCCGACCCGCCACTTCGAGCTGATCCCCCAGcccaccctcgccgccgccgaggcctccCTGCGCGACGAGATCGGGCCCCAGAtcgccctgctcctcgaccgcgCCGACGCTCAGATCGCCCGCCGCGAGAGGCGCATCGAGACCCTCCAGGCCCGCTGCGAACTGCTCCAGGGCCGCCTGGCCCggcccgaggccgacgacgacaacaacggcgCCACCAAGAAGTACAAGAACAGCAGGGGGGACGCGAAAAGGAAGCCGCTGGGCGGGGAGAGGGCCctgagggcgagggccgtTAGGCAGAGGAGGGAAGGGCTCGAGTACAGCGTCGAGAGGCTCGAGCTGGAGGTCCTGACCAAGGAGCGGGAGCTGAGAAAGAGGCTGGACAATGCATGA